The Streptomyces sp. NBC_00224 genome has a window encoding:
- the rbsK gene encoding ribokinase, protein MTRIAVLGSTNMDLVAYVTAAPRRGETVTGHDFRTIPGGKGANQAVAAARAGGDVAMIGAVGTDEFGGRLRAALDGSGVDTDLVRTTEGPSGTAHIVVDATGGNAIVVIPGANASVTHLGPGDEALIAGAESLLLQLELPLDTVVEGAKAARRHGVRTVLTPSPVQPLPPELLAATDLLVANEHEAAALTGIDDPKAAARALLELVPEVVVTLGARGSLYAARDQDPVAVPAPEVTAVDTTGAGDTFVGALAVALGEGRAMPEALGWASDAAALSVQRPGAVAAMPYRAEIDAAAAKGTTR, encoded by the coding sequence ATGACGCGCATCGCGGTGCTCGGCAGCACCAACATGGACCTGGTCGCCTACGTGACGGCCGCCCCGCGCCGCGGCGAGACCGTCACCGGTCACGACTTCCGTACGATCCCCGGCGGCAAGGGCGCCAACCAGGCCGTCGCCGCGGCCCGTGCGGGCGGCGACGTCGCGATGATCGGGGCGGTCGGCACGGACGAGTTCGGCGGACGGCTGCGGGCCGCGCTCGACGGCTCCGGCGTCGACACCGACCTCGTGCGCACCACCGAGGGGCCGTCCGGTACGGCCCACATCGTGGTCGACGCGACCGGCGGCAACGCGATCGTCGTCATCCCCGGCGCCAACGCCTCCGTCACCCACCTCGGCCCCGGCGACGAGGCGCTGATCGCGGGCGCCGAGTCGCTGCTGCTCCAGTTGGAGCTGCCGTTGGACACGGTCGTCGAGGGCGCCAAGGCGGCCCGGCGCCACGGGGTGCGGACGGTCCTCACCCCCTCCCCCGTCCAGCCCCTGCCGCCCGAACTCCTCGCCGCCACCGACCTGTTGGTGGCCAACGAGCACGAGGCCGCCGCACTCACCGGCATCGACGACCCGAAGGCGGCCGCCCGCGCGCTCCTTGAGCTGGTCCCCGAGGTGGTGGTCACGCTCGGCGCCCGCGGCAGTCTGTACGCGGCGCGCGACCAGGACCCGGTCGCGGTCCCGGCCCCCGAGGTGACCGCGGTCGACACGACGGGCGCGGGCGACACGTTCGTCGGCGCGCTCGCCGTCGCCCTGGGCGAGGGCCGGGCGATGCCCGAGGCGCTCGGCTGGGCGTCGGACGCCGCCGCGCTCTCGGTCCAGCGGCCCGGCGCGGTGGCCGCCATGCCGTACCGCGCGGAGATCGACGCGGCGGCGGCAAAGGGAACCACCCGGTGA
- a CDS encoding ADP-ribosylglycohydrolase family protein — translation MTPLRLTWVQPEDLIAHELRQAKEDGRDARGIEARWATAGGTAPGPSGASSTPAPPALRALAIQLLDELAEVPSPLADREPTDFEAIRSTTSTWPDGSSNPPTPGRKPEGGAGGEAPARVPGRSRARGPGDEAPSHPPTPPVRGPGRSPASGVQGAQPPLGGLGAKPPGTPPPTPTHPRRVAGRGGEGQTHALHAAWLGRAVGCLLGKPVEKLPLTGIRAIARATGNWPLHTWFTAHRLPAELAAAYPWNRRSAPTSLAENIDGMPEDDDLNYPLLGLLLLQRHGPAFTTADVARLWLDELPAGRTFTAERIAYRNLLDGIEPPHTATHRNPFREWIGATIRADVHGWTNPGDPAAAAEQAHRDAALTHTANGVYGAMFTAAAISMATTGAYDVHACLDGGLAVIPPRSRLAGAVRLGIRLAREEGDFDTVVDRLHTALGAYHWVHSVPNAALLAAALTHADGDFSGSICRAVSGGWDTDSNGATAGSLAGLLAGHPDALPARWTAPLKNRLATTVAGFDGTGFDTLAELTAELAAEPTAPATAQVTAHAPAQQTAQLVPQEVRSA, via the coding sequence ATGACCCCCCTACGCCTGACCTGGGTCCAGCCGGAGGACCTCATCGCCCACGAGCTCCGCCAGGCGAAGGAGGACGGCCGCGACGCGAGAGGGATCGAAGCACGCTGGGCAACGGCGGGCGGCACAGCGCCCGGCCCTTCGGGCGCGTCCTCGACCCCGGCACCTCCGGCGTTGCGCGCCCTGGCGATCCAGCTGTTGGACGAACTGGCAGAGGTTCCTTCCCCGTTGGCGGACAGGGAACCGACGGACTTCGAGGCGATCAGATCCACGACATCAACCTGGCCCGACGGCTCCAGCAACCCACCCACCCCGGGGCGGAAGCCCGAAGGGGGTGCAGGGGGCGAAGCCCCCGCCAGGGTTCCGGGGCGCAGCCGCGCCCGGGGGCCCGGGGACGAAGCCCCCAGCCACCCACCCACCCCTCCCGTCCGGGGTCCGGGGCGCAGCCCCGCAAGCGGGGTGCAGGGGGCGCAGCCCCCGCTCGGGGGTCTGGGGGCGAAGCCCCCAGGAACACCTCCCCCTACCCCCACCCACCCCCGGAGGGTTGCGGGAAGGGGCGGGGAGGGGCAAACTCACGCCCTCCACGCCGCCTGGCTGGGCCGAGCCGTCGGCTGCCTGCTCGGCAAACCCGTGGAGAAGCTGCCGCTGACCGGCATCCGCGCAATCGCCCGCGCCACCGGCAACTGGCCCCTCCACACCTGGTTCACCGCCCACCGCCTCCCCGCCGAGCTGGCCGCCGCGTACCCCTGGAACCGCCGCTCCGCCCCCACCTCCCTCGCCGAGAACATCGACGGCATGCCCGAGGACGACGACCTCAACTACCCGCTCCTCGGCCTGCTCCTCCTCCAGCGCCACGGCCCCGCCTTCACCACCGCCGACGTGGCCCGGCTGTGGCTGGACGAGCTCCCGGCGGGGCGTACGTTCACCGCCGAGCGCATCGCGTACCGCAATCTCCTGGACGGGATCGAGCCGCCGCACACCGCCACCCACCGCAACCCGTTCCGCGAGTGGATCGGCGCCACCATCCGCGCCGACGTCCACGGCTGGACCAACCCGGGCGACCCCGCGGCCGCCGCCGAGCAGGCGCACCGCGACGCCGCCCTCACCCACACCGCCAACGGCGTGTACGGCGCCATGTTCACGGCCGCGGCGATCTCCATGGCCACCACCGGCGCGTACGACGTGCACGCCTGTCTCGACGGCGGTCTCGCCGTGATCCCCCCGCGCTCCCGCCTGGCCGGGGCCGTCCGCCTCGGGATCCGCCTCGCCCGCGAGGAGGGCGACTTCGACACCGTCGTCGACCGGCTGCACACGGCCCTCGGCGCCTACCACTGGGTGCACTCCGTCCCCAACGCCGCCCTGCTCGCCGCCGCCCTCACCCACGCCGACGGCGACTTCTCCGGCTCCATCTGCCGCGCGGTGTCCGGCGGCTGGGACACCGACTCCAACGGGGCCACCGCCGGATCGCTCGCGGGACTCCTCGCCGGGCACCCGGACGCGCTGCCCGCCCGCTGGACCGCACCGCTCAAGAACCGCCTCGCCACCACCGTCGCCGGCTTCGACGGCACCGGATTCGACACCCTCGCAGAACTGACGGCGGAACTGGCGGCGGAACCGACCGCACCAGCGACCGCGCAAGTGACCGCACACGCACCCGCTCAACAGACCGCACAACTCGTCCCCCAGGAGGTACGGAGCGCATGA
- a CDS encoding ADP-ribosylglycohydrolase family protein: protein MGDEVSAGGTGTQLPGGSPGTQPPSGVQGPQAPLGAGGQSPRENPLTSTHPHPRRVSGRGGVGESRREAHPAPSPHQADRIEGLLLGLAAGDAAGWPAARHRAARMPEWTRRLTRELDTFAEQNATTTLPVPIALNQPPEPLRLGPSDDAEWAAFAAETVLTAAEPLLAHLTPARRVRAAVDRAWNLLAAEVAAAAERAPEVESAVLPLRARISVRAGLGNLATGLRPPATGHDNPHYFDDAACVRAAVLAVVHPGAPREAAELAEFDARYTQDGDGVHGARAIAAAVAAALGGAGVEDAVAAALDELPPDTEIGRNAQHAVKLAHDFADDTAGAFALVPLLEHQIVDHVYSYGIAAAETVPVALALATASRGTVAEAVPAAACLSRVADSAPALAGALTGALGGGASIPAPWLDACRTLSGCALPRLAGTDLVELAGLLADTLRHPPGG from the coding sequence ATGGGTGACGAGGTTTCAGCTGGGGGTACGGGGACGCAGCTTCCGGGCGGGAGTCCGGGGACGCAGCCCCCGAGCGGGGTGCAGGGGCCGCAGGCCCCGCTGGGGGCCGGGGGGCAAAGCCCCCGGGAAAACCCACTCACGTCAACCCACCCACACCCCCGGAGGGTTTCGGGAAGGGGCGGGGTGGGGGAATCCCGGCGCGAAGCGCACCCCGCACCATCGCCGCACCAAGCCGACCGCATCGAAGGCCTCCTCCTCGGCCTGGCCGCAGGCGACGCCGCCGGGTGGCCCGCCGCGAGGCACCGCGCCGCCCGCATGCCCGAGTGGACCCGAAGACTCACCCGCGAACTCGACACCTTCGCCGAGCAGAACGCCACCACCACCCTCCCCGTCCCCATCGCCCTCAACCAGCCCCCCGAACCCCTGCGCCTGGGCCCGTCGGACGACGCCGAGTGGGCCGCGTTCGCCGCCGAGACCGTGCTCACCGCCGCCGAGCCCCTGCTCGCCCACCTCACCCCGGCCCGACGCGTCCGCGCCGCCGTCGACCGCGCCTGGAACCTCCTCGCCGCCGAGGTCGCCGCGGCCGCCGAGCGCGCCCCCGAGGTCGAGTCCGCGGTGCTCCCGCTGCGTGCCCGCATCTCCGTACGCGCGGGCCTCGGCAACCTCGCCACCGGCCTGCGCCCGCCCGCCACCGGCCACGACAACCCGCACTACTTCGACGACGCCGCCTGCGTACGCGCCGCGGTCCTCGCCGTCGTCCACCCCGGCGCGCCCCGGGAAGCCGCCGAACTGGCCGAGTTCGACGCCCGCTACACCCAGGACGGCGACGGGGTGCACGGCGCCCGCGCCATCGCCGCGGCGGTCGCGGCCGCGCTCGGCGGGGCCGGCGTCGAGGACGCCGTTGCGGCCGCCCTCGACGAACTCCCGCCCGACACCGAGATCGGCCGCAACGCCCAGCACGCCGTCAAGCTCGCGCACGACTTCGCCGACGACACGGCGGGCGCGTTCGCCCTGGTGCCGCTCCTGGAGCACCAGATCGTGGACCACGTCTACAGCTACGGGATCGCCGCGGCCGAGACCGTCCCCGTCGCCCTCGCCCTCGCCACCGCCTCGCGCGGCACGGTCGCCGAGGCGGTCCCGGCCGCGGCCTGTCTGTCCCGGGTCGCGGACTCGGCGCCCGCCCTCGCCGGGGCGCTCACCGGCGCGCTCGGCGGCGGCGCCTCGATCCCCGCCCCCTGGCTCGACGCCTGCCGCACCCTGTCCGGCTGCGCCCTGCCACGCCTGGCCGGTACCGACCTCGTGGAGCTCGCCGGGCTCCTCGCCGACACGCTGCGCCACCCCCCGGGCGGCTGA
- a CDS encoding ADP-ribosylglycohydrolase family protein has translation MTLTTSYATLTLEDRITGALVGAAVGDALGGPVEGYTPEQIVERHGGRVHGIVGPWHGDEWRTARPIAPYHKGDGHITDDTLMTHTLIRVYERVRDHLDAYAIADHLVPDLISRPLWIPELEAETIPLHRVFLAEKWIVARLHYGHVDPREAGTGNIVNCGAAMYMAPVGLVNAANPAAAYTEALEVAAPHQSSYGREAAGVFAAAVAAACAPAATAAGVVETCLSLAKDGTRAAIEAVAEAASGHTDFESALAPLRAAVTPFDTVGPDYRAPSLGARRPSRLHAIEELPIALGMLLVADGDFRTAVLGAVNYGRDCDSIATMAGALAGALRGEAPIPAAWAKPVAEASRLDLHAPARALTEVTREVYAKDRARQDAHRTAFEALTR, from the coding sequence ATGACGCTCACGACGTCGTACGCGACGCTCACTCTTGAGGACCGCATCACCGGCGCCCTGGTAGGCGCGGCCGTCGGGGACGCCCTCGGCGGCCCGGTCGAGGGCTACACCCCGGAGCAGATCGTGGAGCGGCACGGCGGCCGCGTCCACGGCATCGTCGGGCCCTGGCACGGGGACGAGTGGCGTACGGCGCGGCCGATCGCCCCGTACCACAAGGGCGACGGACACATCACCGACGACACCTTGATGACGCACACGCTGATCCGCGTGTACGAGCGGGTCCGCGACCACCTGGACGCGTACGCGATCGCCGACCACCTCGTCCCCGACCTGATCTCCCGCCCGCTCTGGATCCCCGAACTCGAAGCCGAGACGATCCCCCTCCACCGCGTCTTCCTCGCCGAGAAGTGGATCGTGGCCCGGCTGCACTACGGCCACGTCGACCCCCGCGAGGCGGGCACCGGCAACATCGTCAACTGCGGCGCCGCGATGTACATGGCACCGGTCGGCCTGGTCAACGCGGCCAACCCGGCGGCGGCGTACACGGAGGCCCTGGAGGTGGCGGCCCCGCACCAGTCCTCGTACGGGCGGGAGGCTGCGGGCGTCTTCGCGGCGGCGGTGGCGGCGGCGTGCGCCCCGGCCGCGACGGCGGCGGGTGTCGTGGAAACCTGCCTGTCCCTGGCAAAGGACGGAACGCGTGCGGCGATCGAGGCGGTGGCCGAAGCGGCGTCCGGGCACACGGACTTCGAGTCGGCCCTCGCCCCCCTCCGGGCGGCGGTCACCCCCTTCGACACGGTCGGCCCGGACTACCGCGCCCCGTCCCTGGGCGCCCGCCGCCCGTCCCGCCTGCACGCCATCGAGGAGCTCCCGATCGCCCTGGGAATGCTGCTCGTCGCCGACGGCGACTTCCGCACGGCGGTACTCGGCGCGGTGAACTACGGCCGGGACTGCGACTCCATCGCGACGATGGCGGGCGCACTGGCGGGCGCGCTCCGGGGCGAGGCCCCCATCCCCGCCGCCTGGGCCAAACCGGTCGCCGAGGCCAGCCGCCTGGACCTGCACGCCCCCGCGCGGGCCCTCACCGAGGTGACGCGCGAGGTGTACGCGAAGGACCGCGCCCGCCAAGACGCCCACCGCACGGCCTTCGAGGCGCTGACCCGATGA
- a CDS encoding ADP-ribosylglycohydrolase family protein, translated as MELIASGPGTAEAIRERARGALLGLAVGDALGAPAENLKPSEIRRRWGRIEGFVSDDPAGTDDTEYAIFSGLLLARHGSALTVTHVEHAWHHWIADRDEGPFRGAGFSERGTLENLRRGLAAPISAQHRHAWSDGLAMRAAPFGVFAAGAPKEAARLVAIDGCVSHEGEGIYGGQAVAAGVAVAMTGAGLTSVIAAALSVIPMDSWTARSLRRAVAVADQGERAVRSAVVIGGYPWTDLAPEAVALAFGAFATARGDFTASVLTAVNMGRDADTTAAVAGALAGAHGGAASIPPDWSSAIGPVRGSCLPEMRGYHVLDIADLLTPDPEEEESA; from the coding sequence ATGGAGTTGATCGCCAGCGGCCCGGGAACAGCCGAGGCCATCCGCGAGCGAGCCAGAGGCGCGCTGCTGGGCCTGGCGGTGGGGGACGCGCTCGGAGCCCCCGCCGAGAACCTCAAACCCTCGGAGATCCGGCGCCGCTGGGGCCGGATCGAGGGCTTCGTCTCCGACGACCCGGCGGGTACGGACGACACGGAGTACGCCATCTTCTCGGGCCTGCTGCTCGCCCGGCACGGCTCGGCGCTCACCGTCACGCACGTCGAACACGCTTGGCACCACTGGATCGCGGACCGCGACGAAGGACCGTTCCGGGGCGCGGGCTTCAGCGAGCGCGGCACCCTGGAGAACCTCCGCCGGGGTCTCGCCGCCCCCATCTCCGCCCAGCACCGCCACGCCTGGAGCGACGGCCTGGCCATGCGCGCGGCCCCCTTCGGCGTCTTCGCCGCGGGGGCGCCGAAGGAGGCGGCGCGGCTGGTGGCGATCGACGGCTGCGTCAGCCACGAGGGCGAGGGCATCTACGGCGGCCAGGCGGTGGCGGCGGGCGTCGCGGTGGCGATGACGGGCGCGGGCCTCACGTCCGTGATCGCGGCGGCCCTGTCGGTGATCCCGATGGACTCCTGGACCGCACGCTCGCTGCGCCGCGCGGTGGCGGTGGCCGACCAGGGCGAACGGGCCGTCCGCTCGGCGGTCGTGATCGGCGGCTACCCCTGGACGGACCTGGCCCCCGAAGCGGTCGCCCTGGCCTTCGGCGCCTTCGCCACGGCCCGGGGCGACTTCACGGCATCGGTCCTGACGGCCGTGAACATGGGCCGCGACGCGGACACGACGGCGGCGGTGGCGGGCGCCCTGGCAGGCGCGCACGGCGGCGCCGCGTCGATCCCCCCCGACTGGTCGTCCGCGATCGGCCCGGTCCGCGGCAGCTGCCTCCCCGAGATGCGCGGCTACCACGTCCTGGACATCGCGGACTTGCTGACGCCGGATCCGGAAGAAGAGGAGAGCGCGTGA